One stretch of Bacteroidales bacterium DNA includes these proteins:
- the leuC gene encoding 3-isopropylmalate dehydratase large subunit yields the protein MKAKTLFDKIWDGHVVRSIEDGPDVLYIDRHFIHEVTSPQAFNGLKERGIPVFRPDKTLATADHNIPTQNQHMQIRDELSRNQVERLTENCKKHGIELFGLNHSKNGIVHVIGPELGYTLPGMTIVCGDSHTSTHGAFGTIAFGIGTSEVEMVLATQCILQPKPKKMKITLNGKLQKGVTSKDIIMYIIAEISASGATGYFVEYCGRAITSLSMEARMTICNMSIEMGARGGLIAPDEITFDYLRKLPAVRDVENLNRAIAEWKYLKSDEDAVFDKELVFDAAAIKPMITYGTNPGMGMAIDSTIPLSEVKDEKASASFIKSLDYMGFKPGMKLLGHPINYVFIGSCTNGRIEDFRAFAEIIKGRKKADNVTALIVPGSKKVEEQMVAEGLIDIYKKAGFEVRQPGCSSCLAMNEDKIPVGKYAVSTSNRNFEGRQGPGARTMLASPLTAAAAAITGKISDPRDFLSNSKA from the coding sequence TTGAAAGCAAAAACACTTTTTGATAAAATCTGGGACGGCCACGTGGTGCGCTCCATAGAAGATGGCCCCGATGTTCTGTATATCGACAGGCACTTCATACATGAAGTAACAAGTCCTCAGGCATTTAATGGCCTGAAGGAACGCGGGATCCCTGTATTCAGACCCGATAAAACACTTGCTACTGCCGACCATAACATCCCGACACAGAATCAGCACATGCAGATTCGCGATGAGTTATCGCGTAACCAGGTAGAAAGGCTCACCGAAAATTGCAAGAAACACGGAATCGAATTATTCGGTCTGAACCATTCCAAAAACGGAATAGTGCATGTTATAGGTCCCGAACTTGGATATACCCTTCCGGGAATGACAATCGTGTGTGGCGACAGCCATACATCCACGCATGGTGCTTTTGGAACAATTGCTTTTGGTATCGGAACAAGCGAGGTTGAAATGGTTCTTGCCACTCAGTGTATCCTTCAGCCAAAGCCTAAGAAAATGAAGATTACCCTTAATGGCAAGCTTCAGAAAGGAGTTACTTCCAAAGACATTATCATGTACATTATTGCGGAGATCTCTGCAAGCGGTGCGACAGGTTATTTTGTTGAATATTGCGGTCGGGCAATCACCAGCCTCAGTATGGAAGCAAGAATGACTATCTGTAACATGAGTATTGAGATGGGCGCACGCGGCGGATTGATAGCTCCCGACGAAATCACCTTCGACTACCTTAGGAAGCTTCCCGCAGTAAGGGATGTTGAAAACCTGAACAGGGCTATTGCGGAGTGGAAATATCTGAAGAGCGATGAGGATGCTGTATTTGATAAAGAGCTGGTTTTTGATGCTGCAGCTATAAAACCGATGATCACCTATGGCACAAACCCGGGAATGGGTATGGCTATAGACAGCACTATACCCTTGTCTGAGGTAAAAGATGAAAAAGCATCTGCTTCTTTTATCAAATCTCTTGATTACATGGGATTTAAACCGGGAATGAAACTTCTTGGACATCCAATAAATTATGTATTTATCGGAAGCTGCACAAATGGCAGAATTGAAGATTTCAGGGCCTTTGCTGAAATAATTAAAGGGAGGAAAAAAGCAGACAATGTAACCGCACTGATTGTTCCAGGCTCCAAAAAAGTTGAAGAACAGATGGTTGCAGAAGGACTGATAGATATATATAAAAAAGCAGGATTCGAGGTAAGACAACCGGGTTGTTCATCATGCCTTGCTATGAATGAGGATAAAATTCCTGTCGGGAAATACGCTGTATCAACCTCGAACAGAAATTTTGAAGGCAGACAGGGACCGGGTGCGCGCACTATGCTTGCCAGTCCTCTGACAGCTGCAGCCGCCGCAATTACCGGTAAGATTTCTGATCCAAGAGACTTTCTTTCTAATTCAAAAGCTTAA
- the leuD gene encoding 3-isopropylmalate dehydratase small subunit produces the protein MAKVKFDILESTCVPLPLENVDTDQIIPARFLSATSREGFGDNLFRDWRYLKSGEKNSEFILNNPKFGGKVLVAGKNFGSGSSREHAVWAIFDYGFRAVISSFFADIFMNNSLNNGLLPIVVSDEFLKKLQESILKNPSEKVRIDLDKQSLTVLSTGDTVKFSINPYKKECLLKGLDDIDFLLSMKSQITSYEKNKNLVK, from the coding sequence ATGGCAAAAGTAAAATTCGATATTCTTGAGTCAACATGCGTTCCTTTACCACTGGAAAATGTTGATACCGATCAGATCATACCGGCTCGTTTTCTTAGTGCCACCTCAAGAGAGGGTTTCGGCGATAATCTTTTCCGCGACTGGAGATACCTGAAGAGCGGAGAGAAGAATAGTGAGTTCATACTCAATAATCCTAAATTCGGAGGTAAAGTTCTTGTAGCCGGAAAAAACTTCGGAAGCGGATCGAGCAGGGAGCATGCTGTATGGGCAATTTTTGATTACGGTTTCAGAGCCGTTATATCAAGCTTCTTTGCCGATATTTTTATGAATAATTCCCTGAATAACGGCTTGCTACCTATAGTTGTTTCTGATGAGTTTCTAAAAAAACTTCAGGAATCAATACTGAAAAACCCATCAGAAAAAGTCAGGATAGATCTTGATAAACAATCACTTACAGTACTTTCAACCGGAGATACCGTAAAGTTCTCAATTAATCCTTATAAGAAAGAGTGTCTTCTTAAAGGACTTGATGATATCGACTTTCTTCTGAGCATGAAGAGTCAGATAACAAGCTATGAAAAAAATAAAAATCTGGTGAAATGA
- the leuB gene encoding 3-isopropylmalate dehydrogenase: MDFKIAVLPGDGIGPEIIEQAKKVVSAVGKKFNHNFIFNHALVGAIAIDKTGNPLPAETLELCKSSDAVLFGAIGDPKYDNNPAAKVRPEQGLLAMRKELGLYANVRPVSTFPSLIDKSPLKKELVQGVDIMMIRELTGGIYFGKPQGRSEDGNTAYDSCVYSRYEIERVVRLACEYAMKRSKKVTVVDKANVLATSRLWRETAAAVGKEYSEVTMDYMFVDNAAMQLIQWPAKFDVIVTENMFGDILSDEASVLTGSLGLLPSASVGLLTSVFEPIHGSYPQAAGKNIANPLGTILSAAMMFDLAFGLKKESEAIVSAVEKSIEADYVTVDLNKEKPRSTSEVGDWIANFISPQTP; the protein is encoded by the coding sequence ATGGATTTTAAGATCGCAGTATTACCCGGCGACGGAATCGGTCCGGAGATAATAGAACAGGCAAAAAAAGTTGTATCCGCTGTCGGAAAAAAATTCAACCATAATTTTATTTTTAACCATGCTCTTGTCGGGGCTATAGCAATTGACAAAACAGGTAATCCGTTACCTGCAGAGACTCTGGAACTCTGCAAATCGTCTGATGCTGTTTTGTTCGGTGCAATAGGCGATCCTAAATACGATAATAACCCTGCCGCTAAGGTTCGTCCCGAACAGGGATTACTTGCTATGAGAAAAGAACTCGGACTTTATGCAAATGTCAGGCCGGTATCCACTTTCCCGTCACTTATCGACAAATCACCGTTAAAGAAAGAACTAGTACAGGGTGTTGACATTATGATGATTAGAGAACTTACCGGTGGCATTTATTTCGGGAAACCCCAGGGAAGATCTGAGGATGGTAATACAGCTTATGACTCATGTGTCTACAGCCGCTATGAAATAGAACGTGTTGTCAGACTGGCATGTGAGTATGCAATGAAACGTTCAAAGAAAGTCACTGTTGTTGACAAGGCCAATGTTCTTGCAACATCAAGGTTGTGGAGAGAAACAGCTGCCGCAGTCGGCAAAGAATACAGTGAAGTGACAATGGATTATATGTTCGTTGATAATGCAGCCATGCAGCTCATTCAGTGGCCGGCTAAATTCGATGTTATTGTAACAGAAAATATGTTCGGAGATATATTATCCGATGAAGCCAGTGTCCTCACCGGTTCACTTGGATTGCTTCCTTCCGCTTCAGTCGGACTTCTTACATCAGTCTTTGAACCTATTCATGGCTCATATCCCCAGGCTGCAGGCAAAAATATTGCAAACCCCCTCGGAACAATTCTCTCAGCAGCTATGATGTTCGATCTTGCATTCGGACTGAAAAAGGAGTCGGAAGCCATAGTATCTGCAGTTGAGAAATCAATTGAGGCTGATTATGTTACTGTCGATCTTAACAAGGAGAAACCAAGATCCACATCAGAAGTAGGCGACTGGATTGCAAACTTTATTAGCCCCCAAACCCCCTAA
- a CDS encoding 2-isopropylmalate synthase produces MDTTLRDGEQTQGVSYTPLEKLHIAKLLLRDLKVDRIEVASARVSSGEFEALNKITEWARHNNLHRKVEVLGFVDGDISLNWINDAGGKVVNLLCKGSLRHLEKQLRKTPEQHVSDIKGIISKADILEMDVNIYLEDWSNGMINSPEYVFFMLDALKDENIVRFMLPDTLGILNTEQTYDFCKQTVDRYPNLHFDFHAHNDYDLAVANVYSAVKAGVKGIHTTVNGLGERAGNAPLSSVIGVLRDQLHAETGVNEFEITNTSKIVETFSGIRIPVNKPVIGENVFTQCSGIHADGDNKDNLYYNNLLPERFGRKRKYALGKQSGKATIKRNLEDFGLFLDPESLSKVTQRVIELGDKKENVTPEDLPFIIADVLGSDQINYKIFIKNYSLSLSYGLKPSANIQVEIDGNLYQETSSGDGQYDAFMKALRLIYDKLGKQYPALTDYQVSIPPGGATDAFVETVITWDFNGKEFKTKGLDADQTESAIKATERMLNIIENLEQKTVGDNILTNVTNGF; encoded by the coding sequence ATGGATACCACCCTGAGGGATGGGGAACAAACACAAGGGGTGTCTTATACACCTCTCGAAAAGCTTCATATAGCAAAGCTCCTTCTCAGGGATCTGAAAGTCGACCGTATTGAGGTAGCATCGGCCAGAGTGTCATCGGGAGAATTCGAGGCTCTGAATAAAATTACAGAATGGGCCAGGCATAATAATCTTCACAGGAAGGTTGAAGTATTAGGCTTTGTTGATGGTGATATCTCACTGAACTGGATAAATGATGCAGGTGGAAAAGTTGTTAATCTTCTGTGTAAAGGTTCATTAAGACATTTAGAAAAACAATTAAGAAAAACACCCGAACAGCATGTTTCTGACATTAAGGGAATTATCAGTAAAGCTGATATTCTTGAGATGGATGTAAATATTTACCTCGAGGATTGGTCGAACGGTATGATCAATTCACCCGAATATGTATTCTTCATGCTCGATGCATTAAAAGATGAGAATATCGTACGATTCATGCTTCCGGATACTCTCGGCATCCTTAATACAGAACAAACCTATGATTTCTGCAAACAGACTGTAGACAGGTACCCGAATCTTCATTTTGACTTTCATGCACATAACGATTATGATCTGGCTGTTGCCAATGTCTATTCCGCAGTCAAAGCAGGTGTAAAAGGCATTCATACTACTGTTAACGGGTTGGGAGAAAGAGCAGGAAATGCACCTCTCTCCAGTGTGATTGGTGTTCTCCGCGATCAGCTTCACGCAGAAACAGGTGTGAATGAATTTGAAATTACCAATACAAGTAAAATAGTAGAAACATTCAGCGGTATCAGAATCCCGGTTAACAAACCTGTAATCGGTGAAAATGTGTTTACTCAGTGCTCGGGAATACATGCCGATGGCGATAACAAAGACAACCTTTATTATAATAATCTTCTTCCTGAACGTTTTGGAAGAAAAAGGAAGTATGCACTTGGAAAACAATCGGGAAAAGCAACTATTAAAAGGAACCTTGAAGATTTCGGTCTTTTCCTCGATCCCGAATCGCTTTCAAAAGTGACTCAGAGAGTTATTGAACTCGGAGACAAAAAAGAGAATGTTACTCCGGAAGACCTTCCGTTCATCATTGCCGATGTGCTTGGCAGTGATCAGATCAACTATAAGATATTCATAAAAAACTATTCATTGTCCCTATCCTACGGCTTGAAACCTTCAGCAAATATTCAGGTTGAGATAGATGGCAATCTATATCAGGAGACCTCTTCGGGCGATGGCCAGTACGATGCTTTTATGAAAGCACTGAGATTGATTTATGACAAACTCGGAAAACAATATCCCGCACTTACCGATTATCAGGTATCTATACCTCCGGGAGGAGCAACTGATGCATTTGTGGAAACAGTAATTACATGGGACTTCAACGGCAAGGAATTCAAAACAAAAGGTCTCGATGCAGATCAGACTGAATCGGCAATAAAAGCTACCGAAAGGATGCTTAATATTATTGAGAATCTAGAACAGAAAACAGTAGGTGATAATATATTAACAAACGTAACGAATGGATTTTAA
- a CDS encoding ATP phosphoribosyltransferase, protein MSKLKIAIQKSGRLSENSKKLLEECGIKFSNGVSVLKTSAKNFPVELLFLRDDDIPQYVEQQVADIGILGENMVFEKNKNVTIIEQLGFAQCRLSLAIPKEDSYPGVKYFMNKKIATSYPRILTDFLQKNNIKAEIEEISGSVEIAPGIGLADAVCDIVSSGSTLLTNGLHEVETILKSQAVIISNKNLDKEKEAILERLIFRIRSVKNANENKYILLNAPESAIQKICSILPGMKSPTIVPLVEKGWCSLHSVVKEDEFWERIDQLKQAGAEGILVIPIEKMIL, encoded by the coding sequence ATGAGTAAACTTAAAATTGCAATTCAGAAAAGCGGCAGACTTAGCGAAAATTCTAAAAAACTTCTCGAGGAGTGCGGAATAAAATTTTCTAACGGTGTCAGCGTTTTAAAAACCTCGGCAAAAAATTTCCCTGTCGAACTTCTTTTTCTCAGGGATGACGACATTCCGCAATATGTTGAGCAGCAGGTGGCTGACATTGGTATTCTTGGCGAGAACATGGTCTTCGAAAAGAATAAAAACGTTACAATAATAGAACAACTTGGATTCGCCCAGTGCAGGCTGAGTCTTGCTATCCCAAAGGAGGATTCTTACCCGGGGGTTAAATATTTCATGAATAAAAAGATAGCAACCAGCTACCCGAGGATCCTTACCGATTTCCTGCAAAAAAATAATATCAAAGCTGAGATTGAAGAGATCAGTGGCAGTGTTGAGATAGCCCCCGGAATTGGATTGGCTGATGCCGTTTGTGATATTGTCAGCTCAGGCAGTACTCTGCTTACCAATGGATTACACGAAGTGGAAACTATTCTGAAAAGCCAGGCTGTAATAATAAGCAATAAAAACCTGGATAAGGAAAAAGAAGCAATTCTGGAAAGGCTGATTTTCAGGATCAGGTCAGTAAAGAACGCAAATGAAAACAAATATATTCTTCTCAATGCACCCGAATCTGCCATTCAGAAAATCTGTTCAATCCTACCCGGGATGAAGAGCCCTACGATTGTACCTTTGGTGGAAAAAGGCTGGTGCAGTCTGCACTCTGTCGTTAAAGAGGACGAGTTCTGGGAAAGAATTGACCAGCTCAAACAGGCCGGCGCAGAAGGTATCCTTGTGATTCCAATTGAAAAAATGATACTGTAA